ttcttatgcaaatcaaactcatttcccttacaagaGTTGAGAaccaagactcgcttcgaaaccgagacaaacagcaactcggaaatggctcaTTTGCATAGTGCTTGTGGGATGCTATTCCATATTTTGGCCCTtaccttgaaaaatattttaattgtttGTTACatcttgaatatttaataactGATAATTGATAATTAAAGTATCCAAAAAAGCTAACAATGTCTACAAGTTTCTTGAAGAGCATGTATTCAgcatttcttaaaaaaagaacTGCTCAGTATAGAAAAGGTGTCTCTACAGTTTTAGCTTAaagttaataattatttacttttgcatgtATTAACAGTTACACCCCCACAGGGGCTTGAACTAACCTAAATGTAAACACATCTGAGTCCATTTCTTGGTTTGTCACACAACAGGCGAGAAATAGTATAGTATGTTCATATTTTGGCGATACCGTTTTTGATTTGTGCCACATTGACATTGAAATACATTATGTCATGACAGATTATTTAAAGGTCAGGCAGTTAACTCATACCATCTCAATGAAACCATATTATGTTATATAGTAATTTGTACTATTCCAAATGCAGTGCAATTAAATTGCCACTCTGGAAAGTCTCAAGTTTTCACAGGGCTATCATAAAGGACATTCACCCGTACCAGCTGTTAACCCTGAGCTCACAGGAAATAAAAACTAGAATCAGCTTTTGAAATGTTGCAGGTGAAAATTTACATGCAATGCCGGCTTCAAGACTTAATGACAGCTCTGTTTAGTGCTGGCTTTTTTAGGGGTGTGTGCTTTCAAGTAGTTCCAGATCGGCTTAATTTTTTGGTTAGAACAGAGGTGATataaagaaaatgaacaatgatagattttaataacaaaaattgtttttgagtGTGTAACACTttgcatttatttaatttcactcactttaagaTCTGCACCATCCCCTCAAGAGAATTTCTTAATTGGCGCTtacaaaaatgttttaatttaGGACTTATCTTACTAACTAAATAGTTTGCCTGATTTCATGCTGCATAAGTTTTTCAAAATTAGTAGTGTTTTTAAGCGTTTAAGTTTCAGACATTTGTATTTGTCACCTGAATTCTGAAACATTAAAAGTGAAATTTAATgaataacaccctcctcgacctgcagaattcttcatatcctactcagcctcattcaataattgctaattatttgGTGGAGAACAGTCATTCTCTGTTTATACAATGAATAAGCAGCAAAATGATATTTCTCTCAAGACCTCTACTTCTTTAGAACAGCAAGGACATTCTTACCCAAAGACCTCGAGCTCATGTTCTTTAGAGAAGAATCGTAAACCTTTTTTGGCGACGAAGAATCTACACAATCTAAGACCCCGTTTACACGGGTCCGGACAAATTTTTGCACGGTTGTTTCGCCTGCGGGTCGCTTCGCCTACCGTCTGTTCGCCTACGTCCAGTATGTCAGTTCGCCTACGTCTTAAACTCCGTACTATGACAATAATTGTGTAAAACAGTTGATTCACCTACTTGATGTGCGGTCTCGGAGTCgctaatttccctttcgtaaacaagcgatgtcgatgccattcttagtaaccaagcctttttattcggttttgctttcaataaattgttaggaTTAGCTCTATTTAAGTAATGAACCTTTATTGGGGAGCCTTTGTTTAGTTACAAATGATTTGGCTGGCCACCTAAGTACTGTCCAGAGTCCACCTCCTACGGGCCACCCTTGGCTATTAGGTCTTTTTAGcgagggctacgggtcaatagcccataaggcgaagccgaatgggctattgacccgtagggggcgaagggtctaattgttttagtatttagccggacagaaaaggcaataataaagttagcaaatgcaagttaaagaaatatttatttgggaataaaacgaaagaaagcgtcacgcttttcgctactcgaggactattgcTAATAATCCTCTactagcgtagccaatcaaaatgcaggatttgcattagtccactcgTTGACTGATACTAAATATAAAGAGCAGGGATTTGAATAGAGGGTAGTTAGGAGTAAACAGATAAGGGCGGGAGAGTAGTGCCACATGGTCGTGCTGAATAAACTTCGATTGAGAATTGTCTCTTTGTGCTCCAATTTGTTGGTAACGGCCCTATTCCAAAATTATACAGCTTACAGCTGATAGacgttctttttttgtgtgtgtgtctgacagGAAAAAAATCGATTTAGAGATGAATTCCTACCGCAGCAGGGTAATTCAATTATTGGTGTGTTTGGCGTTACTTGGTTTTCTAATTATGGCCATGGTTGTGAGTCAAGTTGACATCAAACTGGTGTTTAAACATGTCTTAAAGCAGAATAAAAACATCACACGAAATCACACCTCGGTGGAGACTGTTGGATTAACGTCAAACAACGAAAATAGCACCGACGTGTCTTGGCTCATCATGCTCTGGTCGACTGTTTTCGGAGTAGTTCCGAAGTCGTGGGAAGGTACATGGAAGAGAGGAGACTGCCCGGTAGCATGTGAAGTAACAGTCGACCATTCCCGAGTGAATGAAGCTAATGCTTTTGTTGTACATGCAAGAGATGCACACATGATACCTCCCACTCATTCTGTGCCATGGATCTTGCTGACTCAGGAGAATCCAGTTTACACGCCAGTATTAGGAAATCCAGGTTTTATGTCCAAATTCAATTTGTTACAAAGTTATCGCTTAGATTCCGACTTTCCGTGTCCCTCTTTTGGCGAACCGAATGTGAAGGCCCCAGTTTCGTTCAGCAACAAGACTGGGCTGATCCTTGCTGCTTTCTCAAACTGCGAACAGGTGCGCATTGAATACATGAGGCAACTGATGAAGTTTGTGACAGTGGATTCTTATGGAGGCTGCTTGCGGAACAAACAGGATCTTGTCAACAGATATGGAAAGGACTTTAAACTCGCCAAGACTGAGTTGGCCAGGAAGTACAAATTCACTTTGGTATTTTTTAATCAAGACTGTGATTATTTCGTAGATGACCAGTTGACCCATGCCTTGAACGCTGGTTCAGTGCCTGTTGTCATGGCAACGGATAAACTGGACGAGTTCCTGCCTGGGAATCTTCGAAATGCCGTCATAAAGGTCCGTGATTTCAAAAGTCCACACCAATTGGCCGATTACCTTTTATACCTTAGTAAAAACGAGACTGAATACAACAAATTTCTGGATTGGAAATGGAAAGGTATTGGAAATATAACAGGAACTGCTATCGGATATTTTTGGAAACCAGATTATCCAATCGCTTGTCAAATATGTGTTGCTTTGTCTCAGGGACGGGTACACAAAGAGGGTCTTCAAACAATACCTTGTAAACCGAGGGCTTATGAAGACTGGGGAATTATTGCTGGAGCTTAATTCAGGCGACCTTTTTTCAtgaataccataatactctttgtttgcctttcaaaattttgcataaccgttgtttctatttttttggTGGGAGTTGGGACCATCATACGGTAAGTCCCACGAGAAACCggaaacaataattatgcaaaagtttggagggaaaacaaagagtattattgtatttttgaaaGCGGCCTATTCTAATTCTTTTTGTTGAaatcttctcctttttttttaaattttatttgttttcaagttAATATTTTCGAAAGAAGACTTTGATAGGGTGGCTATTCTTCCAGTTTtacggacggtgcctattattgtttTTGCGCATACTTTcagcgcatcttgagatactcgggtttcctatctgtgatgcttaccaagacagtgatatttttgcgtggtttaaaactatccggagaaggtagatcttagtaagtactcttggtatccaaaaagaaaattgggggtaaccatgaatttttgagagataattaagcttcaatttgggaaagaacgccatacattgctttgtattttaaagctttttaaaaatattattcatcaatcatctttgaaaaatggttacccccaattttctttctggatttcaataacaattgttaagatctacatttcctgcataatcataaaccggagCAAAAATACCTTGGAATTAGTAGGCATCACTGCAAGCAACCatttgattttccatcgagcatgtgcgaagtacgtcacaccccacgtgatgtatttgGCATCACCTCGTCTTATTTCTCGGgaaattcactacttgcacaatcccataatgcacctcTATTAacccccaaaacttttgcataaccattgtttgcaatttctcctgggacatgaaaatgtcccaaaaGATGTCGAAAACCATGCCCATGCAgattttttgaggaaaaaagaggtgtattatgggttTTGTGCAAGTTGTGAATCACTTcacagcaggctcgcccaaacgtagcagttacgtagctgaacgcacgcgcaagcgccaaaacaagtttactaactcgttttaccggttcaaatttaatttagtcgtccttggcgctggacggcggctcactcaaaggaactaacggttgctcgcagtgatTTCTCCCTCaagaagcgtaggagaaaccaactgctcacAGTGTACGCTGAAAacgtccttctgctcttcctaaaagctgtgtatcaatattacttttgcatcaacatttgttttgtataaagcatGCTGACAAAATCTGCACCTTGCttggtttgcatttttgagcgtaaaaaaaagaatttttggtcCTATGTTTTGTGACGGCAAGtcttatattttgaggtcatccgtccaaatactaaccccgccggacagggataacttcagtgaactttcaCATTAGAAAGCGTCAggcgctcagagtgcacgcttaaccttatggtgaaaaagaagttgaaagggaacttgaaaatgatcaacatgtcagcctcgaagccaatgtttctcgattcccttttattctcttcaatctttctgggtttagtattttactagtaaccacacgtattctcagggggctatttaccaaagacatctaccatggcactataatgttttgcgataccaaaacaatctcgtgtactattagagctacatattacgcaaagataaaTTGAATATCcaggaagacaaaacgcagctcagttgacaattacACAGCGCTGTggtactgcactaccacacgtacgcaatgcgttcctattctttcatgtatattattagctGCGTTAGTACCGTACGTTCGTGTAAAATGTGCTTTACTCCGCCTCCTCTTCCTCTCCTAGGTATTTTACATAAGTCTTTCGCTCGAGAGATACTGATTGCCTAGAGTTGTTgtcaaatattttcaaactgACATAGCTTGACATTGTGATCTGCTTTATGTTGATAGGGATGAAAGATAACGAAGTTTGATCTAGCTGCGTTAAGGGATAACATGTTAGAATTTAACCATTCACACAAACGTAACAATTCTTCATTAACAATGGTTTCAAGGTTGTTTAAATCTTTATCTGCGTATAATAaatttgtgtcatcagcaaataagtaAAAGTCAAGTTTATTGGAGGAGCTATGCATGTTATTAACATATATTAAGAAAAGAAGCGGACCAAGTCGTAGTGTCTTTAATACATGAACCGAGTGTAAAACTCCACTATTACAGCAAGCACATGGCATGCACACAACGTAGTCCGATCGTACTCGATCGTGAGTCACATGACAACTTCACTAGTCCCCAGGACTCCACACAAGTACAGAACCCTGGGGGACACCACATACAATTGTTTCTTTATTGGAGACAGTAGAGCCAATTTGTGTTGATTGCGTTCTACACGATAAATATAAAGAAAACCAAGCGTTGATTATCCCTCTAATTCCGTAATGGTGCAACTTGCATAACAATATATTATGATCCaccgtgtcaaaggccttttttaggTCAATAAAAATACCACAGGAGTATAGCTTTTTGTCCATATTAGATTGAATTTTATTCAGAATGTGTAGAATTGCATGCTGagtgcaataattatttctaaaGCCATATTGCGACTTGAAAAACATATCCTTCTTGTCTATGAAGGATTTAAGACGTTTATAATTAATCTTTCAAATATTCGGTTGAAAACAGACAATAACGATATTGGACGATAATTGCTTGGATCAGTTTCGTCACCCGTTTTATGTACAGGAACTACTTTAGCGTGCTTTAATTGGCGAGGATACATGCCACACAAAATAGATTTATTCATTAGTTGAGCTAAAGCAGAAGATATAACATGGCGTGCGGACTTGAGAAGACGAACTAGAAAAGAGTATAGCCCATATACTTTACTTGATGGAGTACtcaaaatttccatttcaatttcagaagGAGTGACAGCATcaaaataaaactgaagaatTGGGGTAGTTTGAATTCCCAAGATAGTCTTTAAAGTCCCTAGTAGGTAGTGATATACTATTTGCAAGCTTCGGTCCAACGGACGCGAAGTGATGGTTCAATGTATTTGCTATTTCTGACTGGTTCCGAGTTATTCTCTGATTGTTAGGAAATTGAAGAGATGTCACAGTCCTTCCCACGTCTTTATAAGACTGGAAATTTTGTTCCTATACAGCTTATATTTCGTAGGATCGCCTGTTAGAAaagattattttttattttcatggaTTTACGTTGGATTTGGTTGGATTTAAGGTTGCGATCTGGATTAAGATTACTCTGTGCGTTCAAGCTAAAGAGATCCATTTCATAAAGGCTACGAAGCTTTTCTAAATACTTTTTTGTCGGTAGGTCACAAGTAAGGCTGTTATTGAACTGGCCGTGAACTCGAATGATGTCAACTTTCGAGTATGGTAGTTCATTAAATAAAGATTTGTTAGCTATGCCTTTCATGCTGTCATTACAAAATTTACTAAGTACTTAGCCGTTTCCTTCGGTCTGTAATCTGCCCAAATCGTCAAGATCTTTAATTTTAATAGCACGAAATCAACGAAATTTAGTGGAGCTCAAAAACATGCATCCATCTTGGTCAACACACCGCTGACCGcttttttcatgcgtctgtcctgttattgatcatgaatttcgtcataacaagactactttgacaatgttatcacGAAATTCactgtcaataacaggacagacgcatgaaaaactgacatcaatctgttttttacaataacaaaaaggcagaggggtcaaaattaagtcaaaataCGAGAacaacgcgagacaaaaatgcgagaaacttcaatctgacgggAGCAAAATCGCGTCAtcctcgcataaattataaatttatgtatcTGTCCGCTttttttgagaataaaaattagccaatgagcgcgcgagattttttgcagtcattgtaaaaatacttttttttggttcaacttccgaTTTTGCATTCAATACATTTTGGTATCCTTCAATGCGATTGCTTTGGTTCAACCAtgcctttttaaattttaagagCACATTTTGCGTTCAACACTTTTTATTTCGTTCAACGCGATTTACTTTCGTTCAACGATTTATTGCACAGCAGTTGAGAGGTTAGTAGTCCATGTATgacccaccatacattgaatactaaccgacaaaggttggattttgagattaaataaCGTTTTAGGGCTAAGATTAGCTTTTGTGAATggttgggttgtttcagttccAGTGACCTCACGAGTGATCTCACGAGATCAAGAGGGACTAGGCAATAGTGGTCAACCGTTGTGCAATAAATCGTTGAACGAAAGTAAATCGTGTTGAACGAAAtaaaagtgttgaatgcaaaatcggaagttgaaccaaaaaaaagtATATTGAACATAAATTTATGCGTTGATTTAAACTAAAATACAatctttgaattgaaatatccatttattgaatattgcCTCGATTGGCTTGccataatgtagcattcacagtcacatgatatggaaataaatggattaaaacgttttattcccaaagggtttgaattgggtacaacattgagttacaGATCTGGTCTATGAAGGTGGATATAGCAACAACATTTCAGTGCATTTGTTTTTCGGGCTCCCCAACTGTGACAACATCGTAAAATCACCAAactttaggttttgacgacaacacgaGCATACAGCAacgaaccattcattttctatctttactTAAAAACCGTTCGCCCGCGTAATGTACAACGTGAACTGGATAGAATAAACTCGAAATACGAAGGATAGAGGTAAGGCATCATATTtcaaagtgacgttttcgttgactccGACGTTGTCCATTCTGGGAACCAACAACATCATGACTCGGACGCACTGTACCAACTTCACACGGATAAATTTGCAAACGTTGCTCGCGCATATGCTCCGCGTCGCGAGCGAAAACTAGCCCTTAAATCCGAGATCAAGTGTGAGCAGTGCATTTTCTGTCTATTGGTATATATGAAGTTAATCGATAATCGTTCCAATGACGTGACACGTGATCGTTATTTGGTCAAGGTCGATATTGAGTTTCCATAGTCATGACTAGTCAGTTTAGTTTAGTCTTAAGTTTAGTTTTTGTTTAGTCATGCCTTGATGAGTATTTGTGATTTAAGTATCTTTACATGCGGTCACCACTGGTAGTCtggcctgccacgcaggctaggTGGCCGTGTCTGGTTATCAGTCAGCTTGCGTTGGTCTCCTGGACTGTGCTTTTGTTTCTTCGTGTGGGTTTCGTTAAAAATGATTTGGTGGGCCACCTAAGTACTGTCCAGAGTCCACCTCCTATGGGCCACACAAGGCTACTAGGTCTATATATAAAGAGCAGGAATTTGAATAGAGAGTAGTTAGAAGTAAACAGCTAAGATTGACAGCCGGCTAGAGAGCAGGGCTAAATGGCCCTAAATAAACTTTCGGATTGAGAATTGTCTCTCTGTGCTCAATTTGTTGGTGACGGCCCTATCCCAAAACTATACAGATTGTAGCTGATAGACGTGTGTGTGACAGGAGAAAATCGATTTAGAGATGAATTCCTACCACAGCAGGATAATACGATTATTGGTGTTTTTGTCATTACTCGGTTTTCTAATTATGGCCATTGCTGTGAGTCAAGTTGACATCAAACTGGTGTTTAAGCACGTCTTAAAGCAGAATAAAAACATCATACGAAATCACACCTCAGTGGAGACTGTTGGATCTACGTCAAACATCGAAAATAGCACCGACGTCTCCTGGCTCATCATCTTCTGGTCGACTGTTTTTGGATCAGTTCCGAAATGGTGGGAAGGTAAATGGAAGAGAGGAGACTGTCCGGTAGCTTGTGAACTAACAGTCGACCATTCCCGAGTGAATGAAGCTAATGCTTTTGCTGTACATGCAAGAGATCCACACATGATGCCTCCCACTCATTCTGTGCCATGGATCTTGCTGACTCAGGAGAATCCAGTTTACACGTCAGTATTAGGAAATCCAGGTTTTATGTCCAAATTCAATTTGTTACAAAGTTATCGCTTGGATTCCGACTTCCCGTTTCCCACTTTTAACGAACCGAATTTGAAGGCCCCAGTTTCATTCAGCAACAAGACTGGGCTGATCCTTGCTGCTTTCTCAAACTGCGAAAAGGTGCGCATTGAATACATGAGGCAACTGATGAAGTTTGTGACAGTGGATTCTTATGGAGGCTGCTTGCGGAACAAACATAACCTTGTACAGAGATATGGAAAGGACTATAGACTCGCCAAGAGTGAGTTGGCCAGGAAGTACAAATTCACTTTGGTATTTTTTAATCAAGATTGTGATTATTTCGTAGATGCTCAGTTGACCCATGCCCTGGACGCTGGATCAGTGCCTGTAATCATGGGAACTGATAAACTGGACGAGTTCCTGCCTGGGAATCTTCGAAATGCCGTCATAAAGGTCCGTGATTTTAAGAGTCCACGCCATTTGGCCGATTACATTTTATACCTTAGCAAAAGCGAGACTGAATACAACAATTTTCTGGATTGGAAGTGGA
The genomic region above belongs to Montipora capricornis isolate CH-2021 chromosome 5, ASM3666992v2, whole genome shotgun sequence and contains:
- the LOC138049161 gene encoding alpha-(1,3)-fucosyltransferase 11-like, which encodes MNSYRSRVIQLLVCLALLGFLIMAMVVSQVDIKLVFKHVLKQNKNITRNHTSVETVGLTSNNENSTDVSWLIMLWSTVFGVVPKSWEGTWKRGDCPVACEVTVDHSRVNEANAFVVHARDAHMIPPTHSVPWILLTQENPVYTPVLGNPGFMSKFNLLQSYRLDSDFPCPSFGEPNVKAPVSFSNKTGLILAAFSNCEQVRIEYMRQLMKFVTVDSYGGCLRNKQDLVNRYGKDFKLAKTELARKYKFTLVFFNQDCDYFVDDQLTHALNAGSVPVVMATDKLDEFLPGNLRNAVIKVRDFKSPHQLADYLLYLSKNETEYNKFLDWKWKGIGNITGTAIGYFWKPDYPIACQICVALSQGRVHKEGLQTIPCKPRAYEDWGIIAGA
- the LOC138048767 gene encoding alpha-(1,3)-fucosyltransferase 11-like — protein: MNSYHSRIIRLLVFLSLLGFLIMAIAVSQVDIKLVFKHVLKQNKNIIRNHTSVETVGSTSNIENSTDVSWLIIFWSTVFGSVPKWWEGKWKRGDCPVACELTVDHSRVNEANAFAVHARDPHMMPPTHSVPWILLTQENPVYTSVLGNPGFMSKFNLLQSYRLDSDFPFPTFNEPNLKAPVSFSNKTGLILAAFSNCEKVRIEYMRQLMKFVTVDSYGGCLRNKHNLVQRYGKDYRLAKSELARKYKFTLVFFNQDCDYFVDAQLTHALDAGSVPVIMGTDKLDEFLPGNLRNAVIKVRDFKSPRHLADYILYLSKSETEYNNFLDWKWKGIGDITGTAIGYFWKPDYPIFCQICVALSHGRVHKEGLQTIPCKPRAYEDWGIIAGA